Proteins from a single region of Callithrix jacchus isolate 240 chromosome 12, calJac240_pri, whole genome shotgun sequence:
- the OPALIN gene encoding opalin isoform X1 yields the protein MGFSLNFTLPANTTSSPVTGGKETDCGPSLGLAAGIPSLVATALLVALLLTLIHRRRSSIEDMEESDRPCEISEIDDNPKMSENPRRSPTHERNTTGAQEAHIYVKTVAGSEEPVRDPYRPTVEMERRRGLWWLVPRLSLE from the exons ATG GGTTTTTCACTGAACTTCACCCTGCCGGCAAACACA ACTTCCTCTCCTGTTACAGGTGGGAAAGAAACG GACTGTGGGCCCTCTCTTGGATTAGCAGCAGGTATCCCATCCCTGGTGGCCACAGCCCTGCTGGTGGCTTTGCTACTTACTTTGATTCACCGAAGAAGAAGCAGCATTGAGGACATGGAG GAAAGTGACAGACCATGTGAAATTTCAGAAATTGATGACAATCCCAAGATGTCTGAG AATCCTAGAAGATCGCCCACACATGAGAGGAATACCACGGGAGCACAAGAAGCCCACATATATGTGAAGACTGTAGCAGGAAGTGAGGAACCTGTGCGTGACCCTTACCGTCCTACAgtagaaatggaaagaaggagGGGACTGTGGTGGCTTGTGCCCAGACTGAGCCTGGAATGA
- the OPALIN gene encoding opalin isoform X3 has translation MESDRPCEISEIDDNPKMSENPRRSPTHERNTTGAQEAHIYVKTVAGSEEPVRDPYRPTVEMERRRGLWWLVPRLSLE, from the exons ATG GAAAGTGACAGACCATGTGAAATTTCAGAAATTGATGACAATCCCAAGATGTCTGAG AATCCTAGAAGATCGCCCACACATGAGAGGAATACCACGGGAGCACAAGAAGCCCACATATATGTGAAGACTGTAGCAGGAAGTGAGGAACCTGTGCGTGACCCTTACCGTCCTACAgtagaaatggaaagaaggagGGGACTGTGGTGGCTTGTGCCCAGACTGAGCCTGGAATGA
- the OPALIN gene encoding opalin isoform X2, giving the protein MEESDRPCEISEIDDNPKMSENPRRSPTHERNTTGAQEAHIYVKTVAGSEEPVRDPYRPTVEMERRRGLWWLVPRLSLE; this is encoded by the exons ATGGAG GAAAGTGACAGACCATGTGAAATTTCAGAAATTGATGACAATCCCAAGATGTCTGAG AATCCTAGAAGATCGCCCACACATGAGAGGAATACCACGGGAGCACAAGAAGCCCACATATATGTGAAGACTGTAGCAGGAAGTGAGGAACCTGTGCGTGACCCTTACCGTCCTACAgtagaaatggaaagaaggagGGGACTGTGGTGGCTTGTGCCCAGACTGAGCCTGGAATGA